Genomic DNA from Streptomyces sp. PCS3-D2:
CGGCGTCGTGCCGGTGCAGCCCCGCGATGATCTTGATGAGGGTGGACTTGCCGGCGCCGTTGTCGCCCAGGACGCAGGTGATCTCGCCCGCGGAGACCTCCAGGGAGACGTCCTGGAGGGCGCGGATGTTGCCGTAGAACTTGCTGACCCCGGTCAGCTTCACCAGGGCGGTCGTCCCGCCGCCGGCGGTGGTGGCTCCGATGGTGGTCACTTGCTCGCCTCCGCCCGCTTGCGGACCCATGCGTTGAGCAGCGTGGCCAGCAGGAGCATCGCGCCGAGGAAGAACTTGAACCAGTCCGGGTTCCACTGCGCGTACACGATGCCGTTGCTGGTCATGCCGAAGATGAAGGCTCCGACCGCCGAGCCGATGGCGGAGCCGTAGCCGCCGGTCATGAGGCAGCCGCCGATGACCGCCGCGATGATGTAGAGGAACTCGTTGCCCACGCCCTCGCCGGACTGGACCACGTCGAAGGAGAAGAGGATGTGCTGGCCGGAGATCCAGGCGCACAGGGCGACGCCCATGTAGAGGCCGATGCGGGTCTTCACGACGGGCACGCCGACCGCGCGGGCCGCGTCGGCCCCGCCACCCACGGCGAAGATCCAGTTGCCGGCACGGGTGCGCAGCAGGATCCACGTCGCGACGGCGACCAGGGCCAGCCACCACAGGACGGTGATCTGGAGGGTGACCGAGCCGATCTCCCACTTCGAGGCGAAGAGGGCGCGGGCGGAGGGGAAGCCCTCCATGTCGGCGATGGACTTGGTGGAGACCGTGCCGCTGATCAGCTTGGTGAATCCGAGGTTCAGACCGGTCAGCATCAGGAAGGTGCCGAGGGTGATGATGAAGCTGGGCAGCTTCGTGCGCGTCAGCATGAAGCCGTTGAAGAAGCCGATGGCGAGGGTGACCAGCAGGGACACGCCGACGCCGACCCAGACGTTGGCGGTCATCTGGTAGCTGAACATCGAGCTCACCAGGGCGGAGGTCGTGACCATGACACCCGCCGAGAGGTCGAACTCGCCGCCGATCATCAGCAGCGCC
This window encodes:
- a CDS encoding ABC transporter permease; translation: MTAATAVDERLAPASLLRRLLARPELGAVVGAVAVFVFFSIVAPTFLQASSLSTILYSASTIGIMAVPVALLMIGGEFDLSAGVMVTTSALVSSMFSYQMTANVWVGVGVSLLVTLAIGFFNGFMLTRTKLPSFIITLGTFLMLTGLNLGFTKLISGTVSTKSIADMEGFPSARALFASKWEIGSVTLQITVLWWLALVAVATWILLRTRAGNWIFAVGGGADAARAVGVPVVKTRIGLYMGVALCAWISGQHILFSFDVVQSGEGVGNEFLYIIAAVIGGCLMTGGYGSAIGSAVGAFIFGMTSNGIVYAQWNPDWFKFFLGAMLLLATLLNAWVRKRAEASK